The following are encoded in a window of Leptodactylus fuscus isolate aLepFus1 chromosome 9, aLepFus1.hap2, whole genome shotgun sequence genomic DNA:
- the SNU13 gene encoding NHP2-like protein 1, with product MTDPEVNPKAYPLADAQMTKIILDLVQQSCNYKQLRKGANEATKTLNRGIAEFIAMAADAEPLEIILHLPLLCEDKNVPYVFVRSKQALGRACGVSRPVIACAVTIKEGSQLKPQIQSVQQAIERLLV from the exons ATG ACTGACCCCGAAGTGAACCCCAAAGCCTACCCACTGGCTGATGCCCAGATGACCAAGATTATCCTGGACCTTGTGCAGCAGTCCTGCAATTACAAGCAGCTTCGCAAAGGAGCAAACGAAG CCACAAAAACTTTGAACAGAGGAATTGCTGAGTTCATTGCTATGGCAGCTGATGCAGAACCTTTGGAAATCATTCTTCACCTTCCTCTGTTGTGTGAAGATAAAAATGTTCCTTATGTGTTTGTACGATCCAAGCAAGCCTTAGGAAGAGCCTGTGGGGTCTCCAGACCAGTCATTGCTTGTGCAGTCACCATCAAGGAGGGATCTCAACTGAAGCCTCAGATCCAGTCTGTCCAGCAAGCCATTGAGAGACTACTGGTGTAA